From a region of the Roseisolibacter agri genome:
- the tyrS gene encoding tyrosine--tRNA ligase — MSETSDTTAAVPLLDELAWRGLLYQATEGAAAHLAEGQVRAYCGFDPTGASLHVGHLLPIMGLVRLQRAGHRPVALVGGGTGMIGDPSGKTAERQLNTREVVEANAAALREQLARFLDFEGPAAATMANNLDWLAPLDVLTFLRDVGKHFSVNVMLNRESVKSRLETGISYTEFSYVLLQAYDFVELRRRHGVTVQIGGSDQWGNMTAGTDLIRRMDGGQAHAITFPLLMTSAGTKFGKTEAGAVWLDPARTSPYQFYQFWLHTDDADVGKLLRYFTFLSRAEIEALDAATAARPHLREAQQALAEDVTTRVHGADAARVAREVSRLLFQKGDPRQLSAEALSALAAEMPFAEVAAPGEGLGAVDVAELFVQAGLVKSKGEARRLLEQGGLTVSGRKLSTAERTLAGEDLLAGGHLLLRKGARDYALVRVQG, encoded by the coding sequence ATGTCCGAGACCTCCGACACCACCGCCGCGGTCCCCCTGCTCGACGAGCTCGCGTGGCGCGGGCTCCTGTACCAGGCCACCGAGGGCGCGGCCGCGCACCTCGCGGAGGGCCAGGTGCGTGCCTACTGCGGCTTCGATCCGACGGGCGCGAGCCTGCACGTGGGCCACCTCCTCCCGATCATGGGGCTGGTGCGCCTGCAGCGGGCCGGCCACCGCCCGGTCGCGCTGGTGGGCGGCGGCACGGGGATGATCGGGGATCCGAGCGGCAAGACGGCCGAGCGGCAGCTGAACACGCGCGAGGTCGTCGAGGCCAACGCGGCGGCGCTGCGCGAGCAGCTGGCGCGCTTCCTCGACTTCGAGGGCCCGGCCGCGGCGACGATGGCGAACAACCTCGACTGGCTCGCGCCGCTGGACGTGCTGACCTTCCTGCGCGACGTCGGGAAGCACTTCTCGGTGAACGTGATGCTGAACCGCGAGAGCGTGAAGTCGCGGCTCGAGACCGGGATCTCGTACACCGAGTTCTCGTACGTGCTCCTCCAGGCCTACGACTTCGTGGAGCTGCGGCGCCGCCACGGCGTGACGGTGCAGATCGGCGGCAGCGACCAGTGGGGGAACATGACCGCGGGGACGGACCTGATCCGCCGCATGGACGGCGGGCAGGCGCACGCGATCACCTTCCCGCTCCTGATGACGTCCGCGGGGACGAAGTTCGGGAAGACGGAGGCGGGCGCGGTGTGGCTCGATCCGGCGCGGACGTCGCCGTACCAGTTCTACCAGTTCTGGCTGCACACGGACGATGCGGACGTGGGGAAGCTGCTGCGCTACTTCACCTTCCTGTCGCGCGCGGAGATCGAGGCGCTGGACGCGGCGACGGCCGCGCGCCCGCACCTGCGCGAGGCGCAGCAGGCGCTGGCCGAGGACGTGACGACGCGGGTGCACGGCGCCGACGCGGCGCGCGTGGCGCGCGAGGTGTCGCGGCTGCTGTTCCAGAAGGGCGATCCGCGGCAGCTGTCGGCGGAGGCGCTGTCCGCGCTGGCGGCCGAGATGCCGTTCGCCGAGGTCGCGGCGCCCGGCGAGGGGCTGGGCGCGGTGGACGTCGCGGAGCTGTTCGTCCAGGCGGGGCTGGTGAAGAGCAAGGGCGAGGCGCGCCGGCTGCTGGAGCAGGGCGGGCTCACCGTCAGCGGCCGCAAGCTGTCGACGGCCGAGCGCACGCTGGCGGGCGAGGACCTGCTGGCGGGCGGGCACCTGCTGCTGCGGAAGGGCGCGCGGGACTATGCGCTGGTGCGGGTGCAGGGCTGA
- a CDS encoding M20/M25/M40 family metallo-hydrolase gives MTARAVGRRTLAALLAAALPITVTPAAAGAQNATRALAQKVETWTRANEPAVLREFAEFLAIPNIASDSATIRRNARWIVDAFAKRGVALRLLESPAGGPPAVYGELRSPGATRTVLLYAHYDGQPVNPAEWATPPFTPTLRTNSIQAGGQIVPLPEKPGVAGDEWRLFARGAGDDKAPIIATLAALDALKASGARPGINVRFYFDGEEEAGDPHLRALLERHRDLLTADVLLFADGPVHQTRRMQIVYGVRGTMGMELTTYGPLRALHSGHYGNWAPNPIVSLAHLIARMRDEDGRILIPDFLDDVRPVTDADRRAIGAAPSPDSGLRAELALGRTEGKDPLAEAIMRPAMNLRGIRSGGVGAAGSNTIQPEATASVDFRLVPDQTPARIREKVEAFLKAEGWHVVHDAPDAATRRAHPRVVRVDWRESGYAAVRSPLDLPAARAIVRTVGDAHGQPPIEVPILGGSLPIADFAEVLKTPVLVVPIANHDDAQHAPNEHLRLRNLRDGITTFAAILARLGAEWK, from the coding sequence GTGACCGCGCGCGCGGTCGGCCGGCGCACCCTCGCGGCGCTGCTGGCCGCCGCGCTCCCGATCACCGTCACACCTGCGGCGGCGGGCGCGCAGAACGCGACGCGCGCCCTCGCCCAGAAGGTCGAGACGTGGACGCGCGCCAACGAGCCCGCGGTCCTGCGCGAGTTCGCCGAGTTCCTGGCGATCCCCAACATCGCCAGCGACTCGGCCACCATCCGCCGCAACGCGCGCTGGATCGTCGACGCGTTCGCCAAGCGCGGCGTCGCGCTGCGCCTGCTGGAGAGCCCCGCCGGCGGCCCGCCCGCGGTCTACGGCGAGCTGCGGAGCCCCGGCGCCACGCGGACGGTGCTGCTCTACGCGCACTACGACGGCCAGCCCGTGAACCCGGCCGAGTGGGCGACGCCGCCGTTCACGCCGACGCTGCGGACGAACAGCATCCAGGCGGGCGGCCAGATCGTGCCGCTGCCGGAGAAGCCCGGTGTCGCCGGCGACGAGTGGCGCCTCTTCGCGCGCGGCGCCGGCGACGACAAGGCGCCGATCATCGCCACGCTGGCGGCGCTCGACGCGCTGAAGGCGTCCGGCGCGCGCCCCGGCATCAACGTCCGGTTCTACTTCGACGGCGAGGAGGAGGCGGGCGACCCGCACCTGCGCGCGCTGCTCGAGAGGCACCGCGACCTGCTGACGGCCGACGTGCTGCTGTTCGCCGACGGCCCCGTGCACCAGACGCGCCGCATGCAGATCGTCTACGGCGTGCGCGGCACGATGGGGATGGAGCTGACGACGTACGGCCCGCTGCGCGCGCTGCACTCGGGCCACTACGGCAACTGGGCGCCGAATCCGATCGTCTCGCTGGCGCACCTGATCGCGCGCATGCGCGACGAGGACGGGCGCATCCTGATCCCCGACTTCCTGGACGACGTCCGCCCGGTGACCGACGCGGACCGCCGCGCGATCGGCGCGGCGCCGAGCCCGGACTCGGGGTTGCGCGCGGAGCTGGCGCTCGGCCGCACGGAGGGGAAGGATCCGCTGGCCGAGGCGATCATGCGCCCCGCGATGAACCTGCGCGGCATCCGCAGCGGCGGCGTCGGCGCGGCCGGCTCGAACACGATCCAGCCCGAGGCGACGGCGTCGGTCGACTTCCGGCTGGTGCCCGACCAGACGCCCGCGCGCATCCGCGAGAAGGTCGAGGCGTTCCTGAAGGCGGAGGGCTGGCACGTGGTGCACGACGCGCCGGACGCAGCGACGCGCCGCGCGCATCCGCGCGTGGTGCGCGTCGACTGGCGCGAGTCGGGCTACGCCGCGGTGCGCAGTCCGCTCGACCTGCCCGCGGCGCGCGCGATCGTCCGCACCGTCGGTGACGCGCACGGCCAGCCGCCCATCGAGGTGCCGATCCTGGGCGGCAGCCTCCCGATCGCGGACTTCGCCGAGGTGCTGAAGACGCCGGTGCTCGTGGTGCCCATCGCCAACCACGACGACGCGCAGCACGCGCCGAACGAGCACCTGCGGCTGAGGAACCTGCGCGATGGGATCACGACCTTCGCGGCGATCCTCGCGCGCCTTGGCGCGGAGTGGAAGTGA
- a CDS encoding aminotransferase class V-fold PLP-dependent enzyme, with protein MTTSLTAPALAYDVDALRAAEFPWAARGDAIYLNNASTGPLPARAVAAIDEWTRRRAEPFRLRDPELFATLGRARELTARLIGAEAAEIALMTNTSYGVNLAARALPLSAGDVVLTFDREFPANVYPWMALAEKGVRLELVPCVDGLPDEDALVRALDRPDVRALTVSWVQFASGYRVDLARLGRLCRERGVWFFVDAIQGLGPCTLDVRETPIDLLACGAQKWLLSPWGSGFLYVRRELVRALAPSSVGWLAVKGSDDFSRLVDYDFTLRDDARRFEVATIPYQDVAGYVASLSLFHELGPANVAAHVRGLADRIVEWAVDRDDVRLVTPADPARRAGIVSVAPRDPAAATARLREAGVTHSLREGAVRLSPHGYNTAGEIARALDALGG; from the coding sequence ATGACGACCTCTCTGACCGCGCCTGCTCTGGCCTATGACGTCGACGCGCTGCGGGCCGCGGAGTTCCCGTGGGCCGCGCGCGGCGACGCGATCTACCTCAACAACGCGTCCACCGGCCCGCTGCCCGCGCGCGCGGTCGCCGCGATCGACGAGTGGACGCGCCGCCGCGCGGAGCCGTTCCGCCTGCGCGATCCGGAGCTGTTCGCCACGCTCGGCCGCGCGCGCGAGCTGACGGCGCGGCTCATCGGCGCGGAGGCGGCGGAGATCGCGCTGATGACCAACACGTCGTACGGCGTGAACCTGGCCGCGCGCGCGCTGCCACTCTCCGCCGGCGACGTGGTGCTGACCTTCGACCGCGAGTTCCCGGCGAACGTCTACCCGTGGATGGCGCTCGCGGAGAAGGGCGTGCGGCTGGAGCTCGTGCCGTGCGTCGACGGGCTGCCGGACGAGGACGCGCTGGTCCGCGCGCTCGACCGACCCGACGTGCGCGCGCTGACGGTGAGCTGGGTGCAGTTCGCGAGCGGCTACCGCGTCGACCTCGCGCGCCTCGGCCGGCTGTGCCGCGAGCGCGGCGTCTGGTTCTTCGTCGACGCGATCCAGGGGCTCGGCCCGTGCACGCTCGACGTGCGCGAGACGCCGATCGACCTGCTGGCGTGCGGCGCGCAGAAGTGGCTGCTGTCGCCGTGGGGCTCGGGCTTCCTGTACGTGCGCCGCGAGCTGGTCCGGGCGCTGGCGCCGAGCAGCGTCGGGTGGCTGGCGGTGAAGGGGAGCGACGACTTCTCGCGGCTGGTCGACTACGACTTCACGCTGCGCGACGACGCCCGCCGCTTCGAGGTCGCGACCATCCCCTATCAGGACGTCGCGGGCTACGTGGCGAGCCTCTCGCTCTTCCACGAGCTGGGGCCCGCCAACGTCGCGGCGCACGTGCGCGGGCTCGCGGACCGCATCGTCGAATGGGCGGTCGATCGCGACGACGTGCGGCTGGTCACCCCGGCCGACCCCGCGCGCCGGGCCGGCATCGTCAGCGTCGCGCCGCGCGACCCGGCGGCCGCCACGGCCAGGCTTCGCGAGGCGGGCGTCACCCACTCCCTGCGCGAGGGGGCGGTCCGGCTCTCGCCGCACGGTTACAATACGGCCGGCGAGATCGCCCGCGCGCTCGACGCGCTGGGCGGCTGA